CTGCCGACCAGCGCTGACGGTGCCGCGCATCCGCCGAGCACCAGCCCCAGTGCCGCCGTGATCGCGATGGCCGGAGTGAGTAGGCAGGCGGTCTTCCGCTTGAGTGGCCGCGGACGTTCCGCGTCGTTCTTTCTGCGGGTGAACTTCATTGTTCCCTCTCTGATGTTCGGGGCCGGCTAGTTGCCGACCCACCCGTGAAGTGCCTGAGCCAGAGCGGTCACGGCCTCGGGAGGGCCGACATGATCGCCGGCCGCGATGATGACGAGGCGGCCCGAGGCGTCGGGGGCCGCGGACTCACGTGTGCTCAGGCCGTCGGCGACCGTGTCGCCGTCCGAGTCCGCGCACTCCGGTGTGATGTCGCTGGTCTCGCACCTCGTGCCGACATATTGGACGAGGAACCGGTGGCCGGGCCTCCGCTCGTCGGGCAGGATCCCCTTGGCGCGGACGACGGTATCCGGCAGGTCGAGGATGAGATCGCACAGCACCTCCGGGGCGATCGCCGAGGCGGCCGTGATCGACCATGAACTGTGAGTTCTTGCGGCGGAGCGGGACCCGTCCCCGTCGTCGACCGGTGGCCGGGCCTCGCCGACTGCGCCATCAGCACCGGGTGCCGTCGTCGATCGCTGCGACTGACCACCGGCCACGACGTCGTCCCGGGCGACGATCTCGGCGGTGATGCCCGGATCCGTCTTCAACCAGTCGACGACCTCACTCTGCTGCTGGCCATCGACCAGATCCGTCTTCGTCAGCAGAATGCGGTCGGCGCCGCGCAGCTGCGACAGCACCGTCTCTCCCACCCACTTCCGGTTGACGTCCCGGCGGATCGAGGTGGCATCGGCGCAGACGAGGGCTCCACCTCGGACGAACCCGGGATGATCGCCCCAGCGGGCGACGACTTCGGGCTGGCCGACCCCGCTGACTTCGACGAAGATGCGGGTGACCGGGGGAGAGGCGATCCGGATGCTTTCGATCGCGGCGGCCATCCCATCCGAGAGGTCGCAGCAGATGCACCCATTTGCGATCTCCCACGTCC
Above is a window of Brevibacterium siliguriense DNA encoding:
- a CDS encoding CobW family GTP-binding protein encodes the protein MIELTVIGGYLGAGKTTLLNEILDRTDGERVAVIVNDFGTINIDADIIANDDGRTWEIANGCICCDLSDGMAAAIESIRIASPPVTRIFVEVSGVGQPEVVARWGDHPGFVRGGALVCADATSIRRDVNRKWVGETVLSQLRGADRILLTKTDLVDGQQQSEVVDWLKTDPGITAEIVARDDVVAGGQSQRSTTAPGADGAVGEARPPVDDGDGSRSAARTHSSWSITAASAIAPEVLCDLILDLPDTVVRAKGILPDERRPGHRFLVQYVGTRCETSDITPECADSDGDTVADGLSTRESAAPDASGRLVIIAAGDHVGPPEAVTALAQALHGWVGN